The following are encoded together in the Penicillium digitatum chromosome 3, complete sequence genome:
- a CDS encoding Mpv17 / PMP22 family protein, protein MTSPLIVTFVQATVLNAVSNILAQLIDQRNNKAPFTLNTVALLQFLGYGILIVAPNFYWQRALEARYPGVPSRSELSDAFSVQSLKSIFSPRSWLSLFSRSHQDDSLPSHKEKEKHVQRPQISGLRSFFMKFFYDQTAASIVNLVLFVIVINLLKGETLAKSWELVVLDFRPLMIARLKYRPVVSVLMYTVIPVDRRVVFASACGVIWGVYLSLYAGV, encoded by the exons ATGACCTCGCCCCTGATTGTGACGTTCGTGCAGGCGACCGTTTTGAACGCCGTCTCCAACATCCTCGCGCAGCTGATTGATCAGCGCAACAACAAA GCTCCATTTACTCTAAACACAGTGgctctcctccaatttctggGCTATGGCATCTTAATTGTGGCCCCCAATTTCTACTGGCAACGCGCTCTGGAAGCGCGTTATCCAGGAGTTCCTTCGCGTTCCGAGCTCTCTGATGCATTCAGTGTCCAATCGCTGAAATCAATCTTTTCACCCCGCTCATGGCTTTCCCTCTTTTCAAGGTCTCACCAGGATGATTCACTCCCTAGCCAcaaggagaaagaaaagcATGTCCAACGGCCGCAGATATCCGGGCTGCGTAGCTTCTTCATGAAATTCTTCTATGATCAAACCGCAGCCTCGATCGTGAATCTTGTGTTATTTGTGATTGTCATCAATCTGCTGAAGGGAGAGACTCTGGCAAAATCGTGGGAGTTGGTTGTTTTG GATTTCCGGCCTCTTATGATTGCCCGTCTGAAGTATCGGCCAGTTGTTTCAGTCTTAATGTACACAGTCATTCCTGTAGATCGACGAGTGGTCTTCGCAAGTGCATGTGGTGTGATCTGGGGTGTTTATTTGAGCTTATATGCGGGGGTTTAG